The DNA sequence TCGACCTGTCGCAGCAAACCGTGCGGGTCGCCTCGTCGGCCAGCCTGGACGCGATCAAGTCCGCCGTGTCGGAAGCCGGTTACCCGGTTCTCTCCAGCTCGGCGTCCTGAGCTTCGTGGCTTGCGCGATGATGCCCGGCCGCGCAGCCATGCTCCGGCGTTTCCGCCGTTTCCAGGCTTTGCAGGATCGGGCATTCCGGCCGGCTGTCGCCGGCGCAGGCATGCACCAGGTGGGCGAGCGCGTCGCGCATTTCCGTCAGTTCGCGGATGCGCTGGTTCAGTTCGCCCACATGTTCCTGCGCAATCGCCCTTACCTCGGCACTGGCGCGCTCCGGGTCTTCCCACAGCGACAGCAGGCCGCGGATCTGTTCCAGCGAAAACCCCAGCGTGCGCG is a window from the Noviherbaspirillum sp. UKPF54 genome containing:
- a CDS encoding heavy-metal-associated domain-containing protein yields the protein MYELKVEGMSCNHCVNAVTRSVQEVDAAAKVDVDLSQQTVRVASSASLDAIKSAVSEAGYPVLSSSAS
- the cueR gene encoding Cu(I)-responsive transcriptional regulator; the protein is MNIGQAATSSGVTAKMIRYYESIGLMRASRRTDSGYRVYGDNDVHTLRFIKRARTLGFSLEQIRGLLSLWEDPERASAEVRAIAQEHVGELNQRIRELTEMRDALAHLVHACAGDSRPECPILQSLETAETPEHGCAAGHHRASHEAQDAELERTG